A stretch of Rhinoderma darwinii isolate aRhiDar2 chromosome 4, aRhiDar2.hap1, whole genome shotgun sequence DNA encodes these proteins:
- the CENPO gene encoding centromere protein O isoform X1: MEQAQILFREGVLSHLEQLETLSHNLATKQEQSRREEEVLREKREVILRLKKERDELQAEVKTQEEEIRALSVTGEGSRPLKTNTREAMQDLRLEEMTGAMEALWFTGISGKKTDNGFCFCISTAYEGHYLDSYYIQVDHLERPRLTRHCVPPFIPLGEIAKTHLQSDLKKFLSVLFDHLNGFAGRKFQADQLQDAADTHVADTLQRNSLHTVLSFSYNVKMGQKNFRFSAKLLYGDITGVLPTEALVTCPDNAGSVQEAAASQASLFRREPLHRAVKSLNA, encoded by the exons ATGGAGCAGGCGCAGATCCTCTTCAGAGAAG GCGTCCTGTCACACCTGGAGCAGCTGGAGACTTTGTCGCACAACTTGGCCACGAAACAAGAACAGAGCCGGCGGGAAGAAGAAGTCCTGCGGGAGAAGCGGGAAGTAATCCTGCGACTAAAGAAGGAGAGAGACGAGCTGCAGGCCGAGGTCAAGACGCAGGAAGAGGAG ATCCGGGCGCTGTCAGTGACAGGAGAAGGAAGCCGTCCGCTAAAGACAAACACCCGGGAAGCCATGCAAGACCTGAGGCTGGAGGAAATGACGGGCGCCATGGAGGCGCTGTGGTTCACAG GGATCAGCGGGAAGAAGACGGACAATGGGTTTTGCTTCTGCATCAGCACGGCCTATGAAGGCCACTACCTAGACTCCTATTACATACAGGTGGATCATTTGGAGCGGCCGCGGCTCACCCGCCACTGCGTCCCGCCGTTCATTCCGCTGGGAGAAATCGCAAAAACTCACCTGCAGTCGGACCTGAAAAAATTCCTCTCGGTTCTGTTTGATCATCTGAATGGATTTGCCGGGAGGAAATTCCAGGCTGATCAGCTTcag GACGCCGCGGACACTCACGTCGCTGACACACTGCAGCGGAATTCCCTCCACACCGTCCTCTCGTTCAGTTACAACGTGAAAATGGGTCAAAAGAATTTCCGCTTCTCGGCAAAGTTGTTGTACGGCGACATTACCGGCGTGCTTCCGACGGAGGCGCTGGTCACGTGTCCAG ACAACGCGGGATCCGTGCAGGAGGCGGCGGCGTCCCAGGCATCGTTGTTTCGCAGGGAGCCCCTACACAGGGCGGTGAAGTCACTGAACGCGTAG
- the CENPO gene encoding centromere protein O isoform X2 produces the protein MRPSLPGLGTGYPPFVGTPQLIRALSVTGEGSRPLKTNTREAMQDLRLEEMTGAMEALWFTGISGKKTDNGFCFCISTAYEGHYLDSYYIQVDHLERPRLTRHCVPPFIPLGEIAKTHLQSDLKKFLSVLFDHLNGFAGRKFQADQLQDAADTHVADTLQRNSLHTVLSFSYNVKMGQKNFRFSAKLLYGDITGVLPTEALVTCPDNAGSVQEAAASQASLFRREPLHRAVKSLNA, from the exons ATGCGGCCATCTCTACCAGGACTGGGGACTGGGTATCCCCCTTTTGTTGGGACCCCCCAACTG ATCCGGGCGCTGTCAGTGACAGGAGAAGGAAGCCGTCCGCTAAAGACAAACACCCGGGAAGCCATGCAAGACCTGAGGCTGGAGGAAATGACGGGCGCCATGGAGGCGCTGTGGTTCACAG GGATCAGCGGGAAGAAGACGGACAATGGGTTTTGCTTCTGCATCAGCACGGCCTATGAAGGCCACTACCTAGACTCCTATTACATACAGGTGGATCATTTGGAGCGGCCGCGGCTCACCCGCCACTGCGTCCCGCCGTTCATTCCGCTGGGAGAAATCGCAAAAACTCACCTGCAGTCGGACCTGAAAAAATTCCTCTCGGTTCTGTTTGATCATCTGAATGGATTTGCCGGGAGGAAATTCCAGGCTGATCAGCTTcag GACGCCGCGGACACTCACGTCGCTGACACACTGCAGCGGAATTCCCTCCACACCGTCCTCTCGTTCAGTTACAACGTGAAAATGGGTCAAAAGAATTTCCGCTTCTCGGCAAAGTTGTTGTACGGCGACATTACCGGCGTGCTTCCGACGGAGGCGCTGGTCACGTGTCCAG ACAACGCGGGATCCGTGCAGGAGGCGGCGGCGTCCCAGGCATCGTTGTTTCGCAGGGAGCCCCTACACAGGGCGGTGAAGTCACTGAACGCGTAG